The Paenalcaligenes faecalis genome has a window encoding:
- a CDS encoding recombinase family protein: MRRTKPVAAPMVARVYLRVSTDAQDLERQEAITTAAKAAGYYVAGIYREKASGARADRPELLRMIGDLQPGEVVIAEKIDRISRLPLPEAERLVASIQAKGARLAVPGVVDLSDLAAEAQGVAKIVLEAVQIMLFRLALQMARDDYEDRRERQRQGIELARQAGRYKGRRADPKRRAQVVALRKSGYSINKTAELAGYSAAQVKRIWAEVSQAEAKQHGAFVEDALTEADALAAVGQDERQEERA; encoded by the coding sequence ATGCGCAGGACGAAGCCAGTAGCCGCGCCGATGGTGGCGCGGGTCTATCTGCGCGTCAGCACCGACGCGCAGGACTTGGAACGCCAAGAGGCGATCACTACGGCCGCGAAGGCCGCCGGCTACTACGTCGCCGGCATCTACCGTGAGAAGGCATCCGGCGCACGCGCCGACCGGCCTGAGCTGCTGCGCATGATCGGCGACCTACAGCCCGGCGAGGTGGTCATTGCCGAGAAGATCGACCGCATCAGCCGCCTACCTTTGCCCGAGGCCGAGCGCCTGGTGGCCTCGATACAGGCCAAAGGCGCACGCCTGGCCGTCCCTGGCGTGGTCGATCTATCCGACCTGGCGGCCGAGGCCCAGGGCGTCGCCAAGATCGTGCTGGAAGCCGTGCAGATCATGCTTTTTCGCCTGGCCTTGCAGATGGCCCGCGACGACTACGAGGACAGGCGCGAACGCCAGCGCCAAGGCATTGAGTTGGCCCGCCAGGCCGGGCGGTACAAGGGCCGCCGTGCTGATCCGAAGCGCCGCGCCCAAGTTGTCGCGCTGCGCAAGTCCGGCTACAGCATCAACAAGACCGCCGAGCTGGCCGGGTACAGTGCGGCCCAGGTGAAACGGATATGGGCCGAGGTCAGCCAGGCCGAAGCGAAGCAGCACGGCGCGTTCGTGGAGGACGCATTGACGGAAGCCGATGCCCTGGCCGCTGTCGGCCAGGATGAGCGCCAGGAGGAAAGGGCATGA
- a CDS encoding IS91-like element ISCR2 family transposase, translated as MPHVAARTASRDRDTGRYQSHRPEQTLLYQIVDEYYPAFAALMAEQGKELPGYVQREFEEFLQCGRLEHGFLRVRCESCHAEHLVAFSCKRRGFCPSCGARRMAESAALLVDEVLPEQPMRQWVLSFPFQLRFLFASRPEIMGWVLGIVYRVIATHLVKKAGHTHQVAKTGAVTLIQRFGSALNLNVHFHMLFLDGVYVEQSHGSARFRWVKAPTSPELTQLTHTIAHRVGRYLERQGLLERDVENSYLASDAVDDDPMTPLLGHSITYRIAVGSQAGRKVFTLQTLPTSGDPFGDGIGKVAGSSLHAGVAARADERKKLERLCRYISRPAVSEKRLSLTRGGNVRYQLKTPYRDGTTHVIFEPLDFIARLAALVPKPRVNLTRFHGVFAPNSRHRALVTPAKRGRGNKVRVADEPATPAQRRASMTWAQRLKRVFNIDIETCSGCGGAMKVIACIEDPIVIKQILDHLKHKAETSGTRALPESRAPPAELLLGLFD; from the coding sequence ATGCCTCATGTGGCGGCCAGGACGGCCAGCCGGGATCGGGATACTGGTCGTTACCAGAGCCACCGACCCGAGCAAACCCTTCTCTATCAGATCGTTGACGAGTATTACCCGGCATTCGCTGCGCTTATGGCAGAGCAGGGAAAGGAATTGCCGGGCTATGTGCAACGGGAATTTGAAGAATTTCTCCAATGCGGGCGGCTGGAGCATGGCTTTCTACGGGTTCGCTGCGAGTCTTGCCACGCCGAGCACCTGGTCGCTTTCAGCTGTAAGCGTCGCGGTTTCTGCCCGAGCTGTGGGGCGCGGCGGATGGCCGAAAGTGCCGCCTTGCTGGTTGATGAAGTACTGCCTGAACAACCCATGCGTCAGTGGGTGTTGAGCTTCCCGTTTCAGCTGCGTTTCCTGTTTGCCAGCCGGCCCGAGATCATGGGGTGGGTGCTGGGCATCGTTTACCGCGTCATTGCCACGCACCTGGTCAAGAAAGCGGGCCATACCCACCAAGTGGCCAAGACGGGCGCGGTCACCCTGATCCAGCGTTTTGGATCGGCGCTCAATCTGAATGTTCACTTCCACATGCTGTTTCTCGACGGTGTGTATGTCGAGCAATCCCACGGCTCAGCGCGTTTCCGCTGGGTCAAGGCGCCGACCAGCCCAGAGCTCACCCAGCTGACGCACACCATCGCCCACCGGGTGGGTCGCTATCTGGAACGGCAAGGCCTGCTGGAACGGGATGTCGAAAACAGCTATCTGGCCTCGGATGCGGTGGATGACGACCCGATGACACCCCTGCTGGGGCACTCGATCACTTACCGTATCGCTGTCGGTTCACAGGCGGGGCGAAAGGTGTTCACTTTGCAAACTCTGCCGACCAGTGGTGATCCGTTCGGTGACGGGATTGGCAAGGTAGCCGGGTCCAGCCTGCACGCCGGCGTGGCGGCCAGGGCCGATGAACGCAAGAAGCTCGAACGGCTGTGCCGGTACATCAGCCGCCCGGCGGTATCCGAGAAGCGGCTGTCGTTAACACGAGGCGGCAACGTGCGCTACCAGCTCAAGACGCCGTACCGGGACGGCACCACGCACGTCATTTTCGAACCATTGGATTTCATTGCAAGGCTGGCCGCCCTGGTACCGAAGCCCAGAGTCAACCTAACCCGCTTCCACGGGGTGTTCGCACCCAACAGTCGGCACCGGGCGTTGGTCACGCCGGCAAAACGGGGCAGGGGCAACAAGGTCAGGGTGGCTGATGAACCGGCAACACCAGCACAACGGCGAGCGTCGATGACATGGGCGCAACGGCTCAAGCGTGTTTTCAATATCGACATCGAGACCTGCAGCGGCTGCGGCGGCGCCATGAAAGTCATCGCCTGCATTGAAGACCCTATAGTGATCAAGCAGATCCTTGATCACCTGAAGCACAAAGCCGAAACCAGCGGGACCAGGGCGTTACCCGAAAGCCGGGCGCCACCGGCTGAGCTGCTCCTGGGTCTGTTTGACTGA
- the tet(59) gene encoding tetracycline efflux MFS transporter Tet(59) yields the protein MNKFAITALTITALDAMGIGLIMPVLPTLLREYVSAENLANHYGILLALYAIMQVFFAPLLGKWSDKFGRRPILLLSLAGAAVDYTLLALSSSLWMLYVGRLISGVTGATGAVAASVIADNTASQERTKWFGRLGAAFGVGLISGPAIGGFTGQFSAHLPFIIAAILNALSFLVIMLIFKDNKIKNTEKNTTETAENSRPFLQVIKPVILLLFIFFMTQMIGQIPATTWVLFTEHRFQWGSMEIGLSLAGLGIMHALFQAFVAGAIAKKFNEKVTIIVGFVVDGAAFIILSLLTKGWMIYPTLILLAGGSIALPALQGLMSAQVNQTNQGKLQGVLVSLTNTTGVIGPLLFSFIFGQTLASWDGWIWMIGAIMYVLLIVFILSFYRSTKKIVKIAKLPAS from the coding sequence ATGAATAAATTTGCGATCACCGCTTTAACGATCACCGCCCTAGATGCTATGGGGATCGGCTTGATCATGCCTGTATTGCCTACATTGTTACGTGAATACGTGTCGGCTGAAAATTTAGCAAATCATTACGGTATCCTGCTGGCACTGTATGCCATCATGCAGGTTTTTTTTGCTCCTCTACTTGGCAAATGGTCTGATAAATTCGGGCGCCGACCAATATTACTACTATCTCTTGCAGGCGCTGCTGTGGATTACACTTTGCTTGCATTATCTAGCTCACTTTGGATGCTATACGTTGGGCGATTAATTTCTGGAGTTACTGGCGCAACAGGTGCGGTCGCCGCTTCTGTTATTGCTGACAATACTGCTTCACAAGAGCGTACTAAGTGGTTTGGACGCTTAGGGGCGGCTTTTGGTGTCGGGTTAATCTCTGGCCCTGCAATTGGCGGCTTTACAGGGCAATTCTCAGCTCATCTTCCTTTTATTATTGCTGCCATTTTAAATGCGCTCTCTTTTTTAGTTATTATGTTGATATTTAAAGATAATAAAATCAAAAATACTGAAAAAAACACCACAGAAACAGCAGAAAATTCGCGACCTTTCCTGCAAGTGATCAAGCCAGTCATACTATTGTTATTTATCTTTTTTATGACTCAAATGATAGGGCAAATTCCAGCAACGACATGGGTGTTATTTACGGAACATCGTTTTCAATGGGGCAGTATGGAGATCGGCCTATCTTTAGCGGGGTTAGGCATCATGCATGCCTTGTTCCAAGCATTTGTAGCGGGCGCAATCGCCAAGAAATTCAATGAAAAAGTGACGATTATTGTGGGCTTTGTTGTTGATGGAGCAGCATTCATTATTTTGTCATTATTGACAAAGGGTTGGATGATTTACCCTACATTAATCTTACTCGCCGGCGGCAGTATTGCGCTACCAGCCTTACAGGGGTTAATGTCAGCTCAAGTCAATCAAACTAACCAAGGTAAGCTACAAGGCGTTCTAGTCAGCTTAACCAATACGACGGGGGTGATCGGCCCATTATTATTTAGCTTTATTTTTGGTCAAACACTGGCAAGTTGGGATGGCTGGATATGGATGATTGGTGCGATAATGTATGTTTTATTGATTGTATTTATTTTATCTTTTTATAGAAGCACCAAAAAGATAGTTAAAATAGCGAAGCTACCAGCGAGCTAA